Proteins encoded within one genomic window of Aspergillus nidulans FGSC A4 chromosome VII:
- a CDS encoding uncharacterized protein (transcript_id=CADANIAT00008237): MCGQYSPFPLVPPKLILLQAACVSTALRASSCDTGDTACLCTTATALESALGCYSLQCTVKEALCKMTCPDYPRFPLLTSAASTNMTRSTCGLPEESEANLTPALAGSLGMLALIMVGLRIGWRTGTKKTVGWDDGFILLAMPDGAVKYHGLGTNLWTIPFDSITAQLKNQYLLIAEVFYMPAEAFTQLSFLAFYQRIFPPKYKYPIYTLSAISVCFGISNTLIMIFQCTPVSFFWNSWTGEVSGTCININTYSWYRAAMQICMDVSIISLPIWPLSRLALSTRKKAMVLVMFCTGFLSNNKTRITIVSCLRLQSLIKFSKSPNTSMDNNPAIYWSMVECDVAIICACMPSLPPLLKPIFPRCFATTQQSDPEEERTPQPVRLNQIMKKDEFSVLSSSASGDRLVA; the protein is encoded by the exons ATGTGCGGTCAGTATAGTCCCTTCCCTCTGGTACCTCCAAAGCTCATACTCTTACAGGCGGCGTGCGTTTCTACGGCGCTGAGGGCTAGCAGTTGCGACACGGGAGACACAGCCTGTCTCTGCACGACTGCAACCGCCCTCGAGTCCGCATTAGGATGCTACAGTCTGCAGTGTACTGTCAAAGAGGCACTCTGTAAGATGACCTGCCCGGATTATCCCCGCTTCCCTCTGCTGACCAGCGCAGCCTCGACGAACATGACCCGGTCGACGTGCGGACTGCCTGAAGAGAGCGAGGCGAACCTGACGCCAGCCCTTGCTGGATCTCTAGGCATGCTGGCACTAATCATGGTAGGACTACGCATCGGGTGGCGGACGGGAACGAAGAAGACAGTTGGATGGGACGATGGGTTTATCCTTCTGGCCATG CCTGACGGTGCAGTGAAATACCACGGCCTCGGAACAAACCTGTGGACGATCCCGTTCGACAGCATAACCGCTCAGCTTAAG AATCAGTACCTTCTCATTGCAGAGGTCTTCTACATGCCCGCCGAAGCCTTCACGCagctctccttcctggccTTTTACCAGCGCATCTTCCCGCCAAAATATAAATATCCAATATACACCTTGTCTGCAATCTCAGTATGCTTTGGCATATCAAACACGCTCATCATGATTTTTCAGTGTACGCCCGTCTCGTTCTTCTGGAACTCATGGACGGGTGAAGTATCGGGCACctgcatcaatatcaacacATATTCGTGGTACCGCGCGGCCATGCAGATCTGCATGGATGTGAGCATCATCAGTCTTCCGATCTGGCCGCTCTCGAGGCTTGCCCTTAGTACAAGGAAGAAGGCAATGGTCCTGGTGATGTTCTGTACTGGGTTTCT ATCTAATAACAAGACCAGGATCACGATCGTCAGCTGTCTCCGTCTCCAGTCTCTGATCAAATTCTCAAAGTCGCCAAATACCAGCA TGGACAACAATCCGGCCATCTACTGGAGCATGGTTGAATGTGACGTCGCAATCATCTGCGCCTGCATGCCATCTCTCCCCCCACTGCTGAAGCCGATCTTTCCCCGATGCTTCGCGACAACCCAGCAAAGTGATCCAGAGGAAGAGCGAACTCCGCAGCCGGTGCGTCTGAATCAgatcatgaagaaggacGAGTTTAGTGTGCTTTCAAGCAGTGCGTCGGGGGATAGGCTGGTGGCATGA
- a CDS encoding uncharacterized protein (transcript_id=CADANIAT00008236) — protein MEETRVNLLEYLRSKTQVDLDTFDITGISFPRLLEHTLNLETVAAGLHDQFPEVTFDELGVEVGAVLLAGEMVPAFTGNLHLMVNPSYAYSREKVIEAAKSTPSPISLYPVLPATWEGLQACRDLQAFKIKTLGTTLFSMEQAILAGEAGCVSISPFVHSLRILVDPEYKDPHPVYNLSAQAQRWYRRQSLPTKVKSCSTVGVDELLELAGIDALTIIPDDLRALQSTYRDANQVFKLSIVENGTQNDDKIEHISYINDEEKYRADFQKADEGRAKAKTAEAIDIFCGFQAKAEDVIRKAKGQ, from the exons ATGGAAGAGACCCGCGTCAATCTGCTTGAGTATCTCCGGTCAAAGACTCAggtcgacctcgacaccTTCGATATAACAG GTATTTCGTTCCCCCGACTACTAGAGCATACCTTAAACCTTGAAACA GTTGCCGCGGGCCTCCATGATCAGTTCCCGGAGGTTACCTTTGATGAACTAGGCGTGGAAGTCGGG GCGGTCCTTCTTGCAGGAGAAATGGTCCCAGCTTTCACCGGTAATCTCCATCTCATGGTCAATCCAAGCTACGCTTACTCCAGGGAGAAGGTTATCGAGGCCGCAAAGAGCACGCCCTCCCCCATCTCGCTATACCCAGTTC TCCCTGCGACGTGGGAAGGACTCCAGGCATGCCGTGACCTGCAAGCTTTCAAGATCAAAACGCTGGGAACTACGCTCTTCTCCATGGAGCAGGCCATACTAGCTGGAGAGGCAGGCTGCGTATCTATTTCACCATTTGTGCACAGTCTCAGGATACTGGTTGATCCCGA ATACAAAGACCCTCATCCTGTGTACAACCTGAGCGCCCAAGCGCAGCGCTGGTATAGGCGGCAGTCGCTGCCGACAAAGGTCAAATCATGCTCCACAGTGGGTGTGGATGAACTTCTGGAACTTGCGGGGATCGATGCGCTCACCATCATCCCTGACGATCTTAGAGCACTACAGTCGACCTATCGGGATGCGAACCAGGTTTTTAAACTGTCAATAGTTGAGAATGGAACTCAGAATGACGACAAGATCGAACATATTTCGTATATCAATGACGAAGAAAAGTATCGGGCTGACTTTCAGAAGGCAGATGAGGGGAGAGCAAAGGCGAAAACGGCCGAG GCAATTGACATCTTCTGCGGCTTTCAGGCCAAGGCTGAAGATGTCATCCGGAAAGCGAAGGGTCAGTGA
- a CDS encoding uncharacterized protein (transcript_id=CADANIAT00008240), with protein sequence MTKELVSSSAANKALLNMFIAAELRYPVRQCAGARSVRRWEKTCGSVGTQLPSALLLYPVAIGILVVCVTLTRIARIREIYKGKGLEIPDDFDSTLTMPPVHFMQVSAPDDVDVNELRKVEVPGGLDIEILEFFE encoded by the exons ATGACTAAAGAACTGGTCAGTTCTTCCGCCGCGAATAAGGCCCTGCTAAATATGTTTATTGCTGCAGAGCTTCGATATCCGGTTCGCCAGTGTGCCGGCGCACGATCAGTACGGAGATGGGAAAAGACTTGCGGATCGGTAGGGACTCAGCTTCCCTCTGCTCTACTTCTATATCCTGTTGCGATAGGGATTCTGGTCGTTTGCGTGACGCTAACTAGAATCGCCAGAATCCGCGAGATCTACAAGGGAAAAGGGCTCGAGATCCCAGACGATTTTGACTCTACGCTGACAATGCCGCCGGTTCATTTCATGCA GGTTTCCGCTCCAGACGATGTCGACGTCAACGAGCTCAGGAAGGTAGAGGTTCCGGGAGGGCTGGACATTGAAATTCTGGAATTTTTCGAGTAG
- a CDS encoding protein CYP620E1 (transcript_id=CADANIAT00008238), with translation MAPTAILITVPLGLLLYLLFIRPSIAKKQKAPLPPGPPPKPLIGNLRDLPSPDQKNWVHFLQHRDLYGPISSLTVFGQTIVILNDARVAFDLLEKRSNIYSSRPRMVFAGEMVGWEHILAMQPYSDMFRAYRKAMHRVLGTKNVIAQFNELQDVEARRFLLRVLEKPGDLVQHIRTETGAVILKIAYGYDIEPHGKDPLVALANESLANFAVAGTPGAWIVDTIPFMKYLPSWFPGTGFKRTAASWKQTLLTTIEKPYRLVLKQLESGKYPDSYLSNLLEETKGRPLSADEEQVIKWTAGSLYTGGADTTVSTLSCFFLAMALYPDVQRKAQEELDTVLGSAKLPTFGDRARLPYIEAIVKEALRWHPVAPMGIPHMSTEDDIYEGYLIPKNSLIMPNIWAFTHDASHYKDPATFNPSRFLGDTPEPDPSTLTFGFGRRICPGRLLADSSIFLTIAQSLAVFEISSAGEDAAKAEFLPGVISHPVPYRLDIRPRSKGHEDLVKRIAAESPFGEGGAKELEEIVV, from the exons ATGGCGCCGACTGCGATCTTGATCACTGTGCCTCTGGGCCTCTTGCTTTATCTCCTTTTCATCAGGCCGTCTATCgcaaaaaagcaaaaggcaCCACTCCCGCCAGGCCCGCCACCGAAGCCACTCATTGGGAATCTGCGTGATCTGCCGTCTCCAGACCAGAAAAACTGGGTGCACTTTCTGCAGCACAGGGATCTCTATG GCCCGATCAGTTCTTTGACTGTCTTTGGACAGACAATCGTCATTCTCAACGATGCGCGCGTCGCATTCGACCTGCTCGAGAAGCGGTCGAACATCTACTCTTCCCGGCCAAGGATGGTCTTCGCAGGAGAAAT GGTCGGATGGGAGCACATCCTCGCAATGCAACCATACTCTGACATGTTTCGCGCGTACCGCAAAGCCATGCACAGAGTCCTCGGCACGAAGAACGTGATCGCACAATTCAATGAGCTGCAAGACGTCGAAGCCCGCCGGTTCCTTCTGCGAGTCCTCGAGAAACCGGGTGACTTGGTGCAGCATATCCGGAC CGAAACCGGCGCCGTGATCCTGAAGATCGCATATGGGTATGATATCGAGCCGCATGGCAAAGATCCCCTCGTGGCCCTCGCGAATGAATCATTGGCGAActttgctgttgcaggaACACCGGGGGCTTGGATTGTTGATACGATTCCATTCA TGAAATACCTCCCATCCTGGTTCCCCGGCACTGGCTTCAAGCGCACCGCTGCATCCTGGAAACAGACCCTGCTTACGACGATTGAGAAGCCGTACCGGCTTgtgctgaagcagctggaaTCGGGCAAGTACCCTGACTCATACCTGTCGAATCTACTGGAAGAGACAAAAGGCCGCCCCCTCAGcgcagacgaagagcagGTTATCAAGTGGACAGCCGGGTCGCTGTATACCGGTGGTGCAGATACT ACCGTCTCGACactctcctgcttcttccttgCCATGGCCCTCTACCCAGACGTGCAAAGAAAAGCGCAGGAGGAACTAGACACCGTTCTTGGCTCTGCCAAGCTTCCTACATTTGGAGACAGAGCTAGACTCCCCTACATTGAGGCCATAGTCAAAGAGGCGCTGAGATGGCACCCTGTCGCGCCAATGGGCATTCCGCACATGAGCACGGAAGACGATATCTACGAGGGATACCTGATTCCAAAAAACTCGCTGATCATGCCGAATATCTGGGCTTTTACACACGACGCCTCTCACTATAAAGACCCGGCGACCTTCAATCCGTCTCGCTTCCTAGGCGACACTCCCGAGCCAGATCCGTCTACTCTGACGTTCGGGTTCGGACGAAGGATTTGTCCGGGCCGGCTCCTCGCTGATTCGAGTATTTTCTTGACCATTGCGCAATCGTTGGCTGTCTTCGAGATATCGAGTGCTGGAGAGGACGCAGCGAAGGCGGAGTTTCTGCCGGGCGTCATCAGCCATCCCGTGCCATACAGGCTGGATATCCGGCCTCGGAGTAAAGGGCACGAGGATCTGGTCAAGAGAATCGCGGCGGAGAGTCCGtttggagaaggaggtgcaaaggagctggaagagattgTTGTGTAG
- a CDS encoding SGNH/GDSL hydrolase family protein (transcript_id=CADANIAT00008235), which yields MSGISSVCSGTAADSINWVGYLATVYNDTTVLSYNHAVYGATVNNTLVPGVPRDLAYQVSRVFEPHYCLPAGSEIEAEAGESWTPEAALFTVWIGINDIYSLSQRTAPFKDIPSILQSYFDLIDRLHDCGARDFLIFNVPPCDRTPKILALEPSDIRRYGAVTEEFNRQLLNAVEQWRLANVDSTMATYDTWSFFTQILDSPQGYGFVDSKCIGAKKRCVWWDDFHPVSALHRLLAADIGKILGWPDE from the exons ATGTCCGGTATCTCTTCAGTTT GTTCCGGCACGGCCGCAGACTCAATCAACTGGGTTGGCTACCTGGCAACAGTGTACAACGATACCACAGTGCTGAGCTACAATCATGCAGTGTACGGTGCGACAGTCAATAACACCCTTGTTCCAGGCGTGCCCCGCGATCTAGCCTACCAGGTGTCTCGCGTCTTCGAACCTCACTACTGTCTTCCTGCCGGGTCAGAGATTGAGGCCGAGGCAGGGGAAAGCTGGACGCCAGAAGCGGCCCTGTTCACTGTCTGGATCGGAATCAACGA CATTTACTCCCTGTCGCAGCGCACCGCCCCGTTCAAAGACATTCCCAGTATCTTGCAAAGCTACTTCGATCTCATCGACCGGTTGCATGACTGCGGTGCCAGAGATTTCCTCATATTCAACGTTCCACCCTGCGACCGCACCCCGAAGATCCTGGCCCTCGAGCCGTCAGATATCCGGCGTTACGGCGCTGTGACCGAAGAGTTTAATCGCCAGCTCTTGAATGCCGTAGAGCAATGGCGATTGGCTAATGTGGAC TCCACAATGGCTACTTATGACACCTGGTCATTCTTTACCCAAATCCTTGACAGCCCGCAGGGATATGGATTCGTGGACAGCAAGTGCATAGGGGCCAAGAAAAGATGTGTCTGGTGGGATGATTTCCACCCAGTCTCGGCCTTGCATCGGCTTCTCGCTGCTGATATTGGGAAGATTTTGGGATGGCCGGATGAATGA
- the eglD gene encoding putative endoglucanase (transcript_id=CADANIAT00008239), which translates to MKFSSVLALAASAKLVASHATVFAVWINDEDQGLGNTADGYIRTPPNNSPVTDVTSTDLTCNVNGDQAAAKTLEVAAGDKITFEWHHNSRDSSDDIIADSHKGPVLVYMAPTEAGSAGKNWVKIYEDGYNDGTWAVDTLIANKGKHSVTVPDVPAGNYLFRPEIIALHEGNREGGAQLYMECVQFKVTSDGTTQLPEGVSLPGAYTATDEGILFDIYSSFDSYPIPGPAVWDGASSGSGSSGSGSSSSAAATSSAEKTATSTTAAATTTAVATSTSSATQVQPTSVATFTTSVRPTTSAAPTTSAPTSSAAPTGGTGTGSIQIYQQCGGMNYKGATGCASGLTCKQWNPYYHQCVQA; encoded by the coding sequence ATGAAGTTCTCCAGCGTCCTCGCTCTGGCAGCGAGCGCCAAACTCGTCGCTTCCCACGCCACCGTCTTCGCTGTCTGGATCAATGACGAAGACCAGGGCCTCGGCAACACCGCTGATGGCTACATTCGCACACCCCCCAACAACAGCCCCGTCACTGACGTGACCTCTACTGACCTCACCTGTAACGTCAACGGCGACCAGGCCGCTGCGAAGACTCTCGAAGTCGCCGCTGGTGACAAGATCACCTTTGAATGGCACCACAACTCCCGCGATTCTTCcgacgacatcatcgccgaCTCCCACAAGGGCCCTGTCCTCGTCTACATGGCCCCCACGGAGGCCGGCTCTGCGGGCAAGAACTGGGTCAAGATCTACGAGGACGGATACAACGATGGTACATGGGCTGTCGACACTCTCATCGCAAACAAGGGCAAGCACTCGGTGACCGTCCCCGACGTGCCGGCCGGTAACTACCTCTTCCGCCCTGAGATCATTGCCCTGCATGAGGGCAACCGCGAGGGAGGCGCGCAGCTCTACATGGAGTGCGTCCAGTTCAAGGTCACCTCTGACGGTACCACTCAGCTGCCGGAGGGTGTCAGTCTGCCGGGTGCCTACACTGCCACCGACGAGGGAATTCTCTTCGACATCTACAGCTCCTTTGACTCCTACCCCATCCCTGGCCCGGCCGTTTGGGACGGCGCTtcgtctggctctggctcttctggctctggctccagctccagtgCTGCCGCTACATCCAGCGCTGAGAAGACTGCTACCTccaccactgccgctgcCACAACCACCGCTGTTGCGACGTCCACCTCGTCTGCCACTCAGGTCCAACCCACCTCCGTGGCGACCTTCACCACCAGCGTCCGACCCACCACCTCCGCTGCCCCCACTACGTCTGCCCCGACTTCCTCTGCCGCCCCTACCGGCGGCACCGGCACTGGCTCCATCCAAATCTACCAGCAGTGCGGTGGAATGAACTACAAGGGTGCCACCGGCTGCGCCTCTGGCCTGACCTGCAAGCAGTGGAACCCTTACTACCACCAGTGTGTCCAGGCTTAG